In Shewanella sp. VB17, a single genomic region encodes these proteins:
- the glpE gene encoding thiosulfate sulfurtransferase GlpE, translating into MSNFQHFSVNQLIQLSATDPDLQIADIRDAASFESAHINGSVNLNNDNLASFIADADMDKPVVVVCYHGISSQGAAQYLVEQGFDNVYSLDGGYQAWRESEA; encoded by the coding sequence ATGTCTAATTTCCAACACTTTAGCGTTAATCAGCTAATTCAATTGTCAGCCACTGATCCTGATCTCCAAATCGCAGATATCCGTGATGCTGCAAGCTTCGAATCTGCACATATCAACGGCTCGGTCAATCTAAATAACGATAATCTTGCCAGTTTTATTGCCGATGCCGATATGGACAAACCCGTCGTTGTTGTCTGCTACCATGGTATTAGCAGCCAAGGCGCAGCACAATATTTGGTCGAACAAGGGTTTGATAATGTCTATAGCTTAGACGGCGGCTATCAGGCTTGGCGTGAATCAGAGGCTTAA
- the tdh gene encoding L-threonine 3-dehydrogenase, producing the protein MKALSKLKPEAGIWMVDAPKPEMGHNDLLIKIHKTAICGTDVHIYNWDEWAQDTIPAPMIVGHEYVGEVIDIGQEVRGFSIGDRVSGEGHITCGHCRNCRAGRTHLCRNTSGVGVNRDGAFAEYLVIPAFNAFKIPDDISDDLAAIFDPFGNAVHTALSFDLVGEDVLITGAGPIGIMAAAVCRHVGARHVVITDVNEYRLKLAQKMGATRAVNVAKENLNDVMTELGMTEGFDVGLEMSGVPTAFHSMLDSMNHGGKIAMLGIPGGEMAIDWSKVIFKGLIIKGIYGREMFETWYKMASLIQSGLDISPIITHHYRIDDFQQGFDAMRSGQSGKVILSWD; encoded by the coding sequence ATGAAAGCACTTAGTAAACTTAAACCAGAAGCAGGGATCTGGATGGTCGATGCTCCAAAGCCGGAGATGGGCCATAACGATCTACTGATTAAAATCCATAAAACGGCTATCTGTGGTACCGATGTACATATCTACAACTGGGACGAATGGGCACAAGATACCATTCCAGCCCCTATGATTGTAGGACATGAATATGTCGGTGAAGTCATCGATATAGGTCAGGAAGTCCGTGGTTTTTCAATCGGTGATAGAGTCTCTGGCGAAGGTCACATCACGTGTGGCCACTGCCGTAACTGCCGAGCTGGCCGCACTCATCTATGTCGTAATACTTCTGGAGTGGGGGTTAATCGTGATGGTGCTTTTGCTGAATATTTAGTGATCCCAGCATTTAATGCCTTTAAGATCCCAGATGATATTTCTGACGATCTCGCTGCTATCTTCGATCCATTTGGTAACGCAGTACATACAGCACTTTCCTTCGACCTTGTCGGTGAAGATGTCTTAATAACAGGTGCAGGACCTATTGGTATTATGGCAGCAGCGGTATGTCGTCACGTGGGTGCTCGCCATGTTGTCATTACTGACGTCAATGAATATCGTCTTAAACTGGCTCAAAAGATGGGCGCAACACGTGCAGTCAATGTCGCGAAAGAAAACCTTAACGATGTCATGACTGAATTAGGCATGACAGAAGGCTTCGATGTCGGTCTCGAAATGTCAGGAGTACCTACTGCATTCCACTCTATGTTAGATAGCATGAACCATGGTGGAAAAATAGCTATGTTAGGTATTCCCGGTGGTGAAATGGCCATCGATTGGAGTAAAGTTATTTTCAAGGGTCTTATCATTAAAGGGATTTACGGTCGAGAGATGTTTGAAACCTGGTATAAGATGGCCAGCCTTATTCAGTCAGGGCTCGATATCTCACCGATCATTACTCATCATTATCGAATTGATGATTTCCAGCAAGGCTTTGATGCTATGCGCTCAGGTCAATCAGGTAAGGTTATCCTTAGCTGGGATTAA